The Brevinematales bacterium region GGCACCCGTTCTCGATCACCAGTTCGGGAGTATCGACGTCCCCGGTCAACGAAGCGTCCTTGAACAGTTCGAGGCGTTCGGTTGCGGTAACATTACCGATCACCTTGCCGTAATTGGTAATCAAACCGGCTTTAATAGTTGCCTTCACAAACGCGTCGGGACCGATAATCAGATGTCCCGTAGCGTCGATATCGCCCTCGAACTTTCCCTTTATCATCAGTTCTTTCGAGAAACGCATCGTTCCGTTGAAGTCGA contains the following coding sequences:
- a CDS encoding polymer-forming cytoskeletal protein is translated as MSKLTDLNIDESMIDTVLAGDIDFNGTMRFSKELMIKGKFEGDIDATGHLIIGPDAFVKATIKAGLITNYGKVIGNVTATERLELFKDASLTGDVDTPELVIENGCRYNGKCAMPEKKSHPAPETPQNPQNQQNQQNKK